The Musa acuminata AAA Group cultivar baxijiao chromosome BXJ2-2, Cavendish_Baxijiao_AAA, whole genome shotgun sequence genome contains the following window.
ATTGGAGTTACATTTATGAGATAACGATGCACCTTGATACTAGAAATTCGATTTGCCATCTTAGCTGAAGGGACTATCCCATTCTTGTAGAGTAAACTTTGTATTGTACTCCTACCCCTCGTGGATATAGATTTGATTGATGTGTCAATCAAATGTGACATGTCACTTAGTTACATATATATCATACTCTTCGTATCAAAATATGGAAAAAAATCAAACTATTATAAATGAACTAGTTGTTAAAAAAAACTATGGATTGTTGATTTAAGATATCAAAATTTAAGTTGAAAAAGTCTTTGTTCATATTATGTTTTTTCTTAATTCGCTTATAAGAAATGTTAaatttattacatatatataatagtttaattattgatatttatatttaaatttaaaaattaacgaTTGATTATTTATATGTTCTTACATCCACAAGGGCATTTAAAAGAATGgatcaattcaagaagaaaataaatattaaatggtaatattatatttatctataataattattatggtcaatttaaaaaaataaaatgaaggaattttttttgtatttaaaaGATTGCTTCAGATGTAACACGTGAATGCTTAATATGTGCACAAATAAGTTTCCTATATCTCCTTTGTTTCagtattatatataaaaataggtAAACAGTAATTTcatacaaataatatctttaaatACATTACgattttgaaagaaaaatataCCTCATTTTTTCTGTAGTAAATACATCGTATTatttacaacaaaaatatatacaTTAAATATAGTTATAATATAAAAGGTAATTTCTCAAAAAACCCCATACTTTTTAGGTATTTCCTATCAAGtttcatattttaatattatatgaaaTTACCCTCATTGACAACAATTAACGATGTGTTTTCGATTGAGACACCACCGATTTGGACCAATTCTACAATAAAATCAATCTAGTGCTCATCCAAAACATAACTAATTATAATTTCATTGATTACTAAGTCAAAATACTTTATCTTTATTCAGCAATACTATATTCAAATCCATCAATACCAATCAATCAATTGAtgaatcacttcgaattgattaaTCTTCActgaaaaaattaaattataccaTAAATATGAGTACTCACAATGATCTGTCTTTAATGGAAGCGGATGAGAAGAATAAATAAGGATAAGAATAAATATGAtaagtattttttattattcacatAATTATGAGATGAGGACAGTTATAACATACCGTTTctgttattatatataatatattgattaataataaatatataattataattattttgatatttatatttatttaaattttttgatattattaattaagtttgataataattttatattttataaaaaaatagaataattaaaataatattaaaaaaactcATGCGATTTTCGTCTTTTTTTTGTCTTTCTATTATCGAGAAATGATAGGAGATAAAAGAGATAGAGATGAGACGAGTGCGGAGGTATTATTTTTGGAGGAAGTCATGCAAATTTTTGTGAGAGTTTTTCGaaaatcgtatatatatatatatatatatatatatataatgttttgaaTTAGATTCGGTTCGATGTGAAGTTCCGTACGCCACGTGGCGCATGAGAGATCGTAGAAAAGCTAGTCCATTTTCCTACGAACTTGCTTGAAGCCCTAATCCCGTCTCGAGCGACGCGAGGGAGAGGGGAAGATTACGAGGATCCTTTTGATCGGCGTCTTCCTTTGTTTCTCGATTGATCGATCCTAGGGATCCATGGAGTTGCCGCAGAACGATTTCGATCGGATCGTCTTCTTTGAGCACGCGCGCAAGACCGCGGAGGTCGTTTACGCCAAGAACCCCCTCGATGCCGATGTGAGCTCCTACGTTTCGATTCCGTTACCTCGTAGTCGGTAGGGTTGCTTAGTTTGGCCTTCTCGACGGTTGGAACGTATTTCCCTTAATGGATTCGACTGCTTCACTTGTTTTCTCGACCTCCATTGTACTTCCGTTCTTTGGGCTTGTAGTGTTCATCGTGGAACAATTTGGTAACGGGATAATGTTACTGTTTCCTTAGAATCTCACGAGATGGGGCGGAGCACTTCTTGAACTATCCTCGTTTCAGAGTGGTAGCGACTCCATAAAGATGGTCGAAGGTTCGTATCAATGAACATATGGCAACCTCAATAAGAAAATAGTTTCTGCGAATGCAAATTTGAATGTGCTGCATGTGATTCCTTTACCGATTTCTCAAGCAGATGCTGTATCGAAACTGGAGGAAGCCTTGGAGGTGAATCCAAGCAAGCATGATACTCTTTGGTGCTTGGGAAACGCCCATACATCTCATGCTTTCTACACACCGGATCACGAGGCTGCTAAGGTTGAATTTGACAAGGCAGCTCAGTGCTTCCGGCAGGCTGTGGAGTTGGTAACTTTCTTGCACATTCTATAATGACATCCAGTTCATTCTCTTGGAGTATTTGTTGTTGCTTTGGTGAGTTGAGACTACAGTTTTCTTGTAGGATCCTGGGAATGAGCTGTATCTTAAGTCACTGGAATTATCAAACAAGGTATATTTTTATGATCAATTCTGTGTACTAGGATTACAGTGTGTCATGTACTAGTACTTTAGTGTGTCAATTTGTCCACAGAATCATTTGGTATTTTATCTGATGGTCACAAATATTCTGAATGTCTTAAAAATGTATGGATGTAAATCCTCCATGATTATAGTTATGATGTCTTGATGGAGATTGATACTTGACATGATTTCATACCATGATTCTTTTGGTACGTTAATATTTAGGATTATTTTAGTCTGAGCTGACTTATGATTATCTTCAGAAATTATTTGTTCTTGCTTATATTAACAAGTCTAGCAAGCTCAATACAAAAGAATCTGCTTTTTAGTTGTGCTTCTGAGCCCTTTTTATCCACCTTAATTGCAAtgtgaataatttaaaatatagtaCATGATTTATGAAATTTGAGGATATCTTATTGCCGTTTGCTAGAGCCTGTGTATTGCCTATCAAGAATCAACATGCTTGCCTAAACTGGGATAAATTACCTATTATCTCATGCACATAATCAAACATCGAATGGAAGTTGGTAAAGTTAGTGTAAAGTGTTAAGTGGTGGTGATCTTTATAGGAACTTGCTTGGAGATTGTAGGGAAGCATGTGAAGGTGAACATCATACTTAATTGTGTTGGTTCATTGCATATTGTAAATTTCTGGTTTTGTTTATTGGGAACAAGAACTAAATACAGATTTGCAACTAActatgaagaattttaatgattgtTAGCACAAGGAATTAGCATGACGAAGTACCATCATCCTTTGTGGATTAGTATCATCTGATGACAGTTTTTTGTAACATAATATAAACATCTCCTTTAGGCACCTGAATTGCATCTAGAACTCCAAAGGCAGATGGCAAGTCAGCAAGCTTCACAGGGAGCAACCACTGCTTCGAGTATGAAGGTAATATTATGCTCTTTCTGAAGAAAGTTGAGCCAGTTTTTCTTGTAAATTTATCATGTCATTCTTGTCATTATGCAACAGTATATGCTGTATGTTGCCGAATGTTCTCTGCTTTTTTGCAAAACTTTTCATGGTTATCATTCTGTTTTTGCCTCTCTGTCACATGATTTACTTTGATGCTTCAACATTTTGATTTTCATGTGGCCTAATGAAGTGGacaaaagaagttgacaagattaGTCTTGATACCAAACtgctgaataattattttttttgttttgttttgagaATGTGGTCCTGGTGTATGTTAAACTCCTCAATTAGTTTCCTTGATGTGTTGAATTTCTCTTAATTGATTTATCTTGCCTTTTCATTTGTATGTTTAGGAGTTCATCTTTGTCGGTGAATTATCCAGTGATTTAACTAGGCGCTCAAGcggtcgcctaggcgctcgggcgaggcgagacgAGGCTCGAGCGCCTGGTGTGTGGACCAGGTGGAGCACTTCAATGAGGTGTCGTTTGAGTGCTTGCTCGAACCTGGGCGTCGGGGGCTTCGGGCAAACGCCCGGTTCCAATAAGCCAACCGAACCAGACTTTAAGTCTAGTTCAGTTCAATAACGTAGTTTCTTACACCCCGCATGACCCCGAGCCAACCCTATCGCTGCTTTTGCCTTTGCCCGGAGCGCCCGGTTCCAATAAGCCAACCGAACCAGACTTTAAGTCTGGTTCGGTTCAATAACGTAGTTTCTTACACCCCGCGCGACCCCGAGCCAACCCTAGCGCTGCTTTTGCCTCTGTCGCTGATGCTTTTTGTTGCAGATGCAGTGGACTGAGCCTTCCTCTGTCGCTGACGGATGGGTCCGACCACCTAGCAAGAGCCCATAGCTTCCTTTCGCCATCGCTCTGTGTGCAGTTCCTTTCACTATCAAGGGAGAGGACTACAGGTTCTTCCACCACCGACGGATGCCCTTTGGAGCTTCCGCCGCTATCGCTGCTACTGCCTGTAGCTTCCACCATTGATGTTTGTAGTGCTGTCGCGGCTATCTTGAACCAATCCTACGTTGCTATTGTTGCTAGCTTCTCACCGCTACCTTCTCACCTCTGTTGTTGTCACTTTCCGTCGGTTTCCACTGTTAGTGACCCTTTTATCCCCCTCTATTACAGTTAACAATTCTTTTCTCCTCCTCTAACTATTGTtaacagtaaataatatattattaacagtatatttttaatttaatatcatatttttatttaaataattatattttattaattatattatttttttatattttaatttttcatagcgcctcacttcgcttgggcaactcaggcattttgggaccttggcgtcttttggGCGCCTaaccctttttaaatcactagaattATCTTAGTTGCGGAGATTTTTATATGCTACAGTTAACCTATTGACATGTCTTTGTCTTCTGTTAGCTACTTGACAGAACTGTAATTGTAACGGCTGTTTCTTAGGAATTTTTattgcattttatttttttattatttatattgattTAAGGCATTACAATTTGTTTAACATATGATGGAAGACAGTTAAATAAGAGattgaaaataaaatttcctTTATCAATACTGAATTGAGTGTTCTATATTGATTGAGCACCATAAAATCTGACCATTCTTCTCCTGATTTATGTGCCAGCAAATTTGCAGTCATATTGTGTGAAATATGCCTTTTCTTTGGATTATTTGTGGCCATTAAGAATATACTGGTTAGAAGGTTATATAATCTGGATTAGGATGATCAGGGGTGGTGGCAAACTGGAAGATGCAGCATTGAACactcaatatttctttttttcagtAGTGTTTTCCTGATTACTCTTGAAGTGTTTTATGCATAATAATCCCTCACATCTTTTCTATCAGCTTCTTAGTTGATCAATACTTTTCGACCCTCAAACTTCTCTCATTCTGTATTTTAGTTCCTCTGGTTATTATAACAACATACTAACTGATATTCATGGAGTATACCATAGTTGCTGTTAACTTATTAGTGGaacaatattataaaaaaaatttacccTAAAAACCCCATCTGTTTCATAATTCTTGTTTTTAGAACTCTTATAACACTTGTTTATTCAAATTCAATTGAAAATAGTTGTAAGACGAGCACCGTATGTACAGTGTTTAATTTTAGAAAACACCATCATAGAGCCCAATCTCAACAAGATAGCTCGTCTTATGATTATCCAAGTTAGTCATCTTCTTATGCTTATTCATAACTCAAGTCTTCACATCctctctaattttattttttagaatgaATCCAGAAATTATGTGGTTGTTTTGGACTAAATGGTTTTTTCTGATGTCTATTTGGCTAAACTATATCTGGATTAAGGAACATAGAAAGATTGATATGCCCAAAGGAGAAATTTTTTGGGCTGATCATGTAAATAATAGGTGTTCAGAGACGTATACCAAATATAGGAGATATAACCTTTGAACTGTTGACAGATGAATTGAAATTTATGAAACATTGTTCTTGAATTAGCCATGATGCTGTCGTTGATGGACTGCATGGTTGGATAGTAGATCACGGTGTGTCCATTGTCTCCTTCAGGCATCATGAAGATACTATATCTGGATTAAGGAACATAGAAAGATTGATATGCCCAAAATAGAAATTTTTTTGGGCCGATCATGTAAATAATAGGTGTTCAGAGACTTATACCAAATATAGGAGATATAACCTTTTAACTGTTGGCAGATGAAttgaaatttatgaaatattgttctTGAATTAGCCATGATGTTGTCCTTCTTGATGGACTGCATGGTTGGATAGTAGATCACCGTGTGTCCATTGGTCTCCTTCAGGCATCATGAAGATACTTAGTTCatcttttaatgatgtgcaaatttAGTTGCCAATGGGCTTGATTTAGTACTATAAAACCAAAGCAAGGAAATTAACTTTTATTTACAATTTTTTGAAATACATAGAATAGAAATGGTCCTATGCACCTATTCCACTGCGGTCAACAATTTGGCTGAAAGTTTTGAGCTGCCTGTAACTTAAGAAGTTCCAGCTATAGTGATGCTTAACATATTTGATGTTTGGAGTTTTGATTTTACTTTAGGTTGAAGCAGCCTGCCTTCGATATCCTCAACCTGGTCTGGTAGTAGGCTAATTAACAAGAAAGGATTTAAATGTTGATCTGGTAATCGGTAGGATCCATATGGTACTTTTATACTGAGTGGTATTATGACTCaattttacttaaaaaataaCTAGAACTTGAATACTGATCAGTATCATTTGGTATTACTTGAAATGTTGATTAGGTACTGATCTTTTGGTTGAACCAATAAATATCATTCAGTACATACTGGTCTATGGGTATTTGAAATCTCACTGAAAAGTTCATAGGAATATGTTTCTTAGCAAACTCTGTCTACATTGTGATTTTTGGTGATCCATCTTTAATCATTAAATGCTTTGTGTGTATTTGAAATCTCACTGACAAATTCATAGGAATATGTTTCTTAGCAAACTCTGTCAACATTGTGATTTTTGGTGATCCATCTTTAATCATTAAATGTTTTGTGTGTTTGAAATCTCACTGACAAATTCATAGGAATATGTTTTCTAGCAAACTCTGTCAACATTGTGATTTTTGGTGATCCATCTTTAATCATTAAATGCTTTGGAGATTGTGCCAGGATTACAGTCggtgattcttttttcttttaatttcagaCTCCCAAGAAGAAAAAAGACAGCGACCTAAAGTATGACGTGCTTGGCTGGGTAATCCTTGCGATTGGTATTGTTGTGTGGGTCGGGATGGCCAAATCTCATGTTCCTCCCCCTCCACCAAGGTAAGGTCATCAGTTTCCTTATCGGCAGGTGGAATGTTCCACTTTTAGAACCCCATGCATGAAGTTTGCAAGAAAGCAATGATCTCTCAAGGTGGAAGTATGATGATGGGGTGTAGTTCTCTAAATTGTTGTTTCATGGCTATCCTTTAAGAGCCTATTTGGATGATTTGCTTCAGTATTCAtagttctttctttcctttcttaaAGTTGGTAGCCTCTCTTCTTTTCAGCAAAAAGAGGCTTGTGTTTGCAATAATCCCaaaattttgttataaattttaataacGTTTCTGGAGGCTTCACAATACTGACCATAAAACTCACTAGtcatatttgttcttttttttattgCAGTCTGTTAATTACGCTTAATTCATGTACTTTTGATTGCAAAACACTGTTCGTTTGTGCTGTGCAGACAACGGATGTACAAAACGTCGTAGATCCAGGTACATAATCATTGCTTGCTTGTGGTGGTAGCCTTTATTATTGTGTTAGTGTTAAGTCTCCGTAGAGCATCCAAAAGGACTCGCATATGGAAGGTGAAACATAGGGAAAGTCCTTCAGAAGAGTTTgacatatatttttcatgattaaaatttctaTTTAGTGATGTCAAGTATTCAACAAGCTCTTATGAATTATTGAATGATTCCGTACAGCAATAAACCATATAATTTGGTTAGAATTTAAGCATCACTTGATGATCAGAGAAAGCAATCAGTAAttataagaatcaaataaaaatgACAAAACCTTATGAAAGATTGTAcattagatttttattgatgttcAAAATATAATTCAATAGGTCGTTAATGGTTGATATGAGCAAGGTAGCTAGTTGTCATATTGATtgctcatgttattttggataagaacaaGAAGATGGTTGAGCCGCATTTTGCATGTTCAGAATCAACAAAAATATCTCAATGGAAAGTTAGAAAATGTGACACAACGTACTATACGCAATCATATGCTATCTTAAAACCATCGTACATAGATTAGACGGTGTTTATGTGAAATAAATTATATAGATTGGACAGGACATGGCAAGATCTTTCACAGGTGTATTATTGCTGAGTAAAGAACAAGGTGAGCTGTCATCATAAGTAGATCTCTTTTTAACTTCAACGTGAGAAAGAAATAGTTGCTATGCATGCCTTTCTTTGATCTGAGAACGTTTTTAGCTTTATTAGAATAACTTGTGATACAGCgtattttgggtccaagacacgTCACAGCTGACGCCATACGTCAAGTCAGAACCGTACTAAGAAGCTGTTCCACCTGTCTCGTCCtgagagctcggggcggtgccgtcTGACGTTGCTTCGCTCGACCCGAGATGGTGGCCGGTCAAATGTGTCATCCCATCCCTCGAGGGACAACGGCCACGTCGAATCGACGTGATATCGACCCTCGTGTAATATTATAAAGCCCCAGATCGGCCCCCGGCCTGAAGGAGGAACGATCGATCCCATTATTGACAtattcgtcggaggggccaaagtcgaggaTCACCCGGCGAGGGCCATTTTTTGCAGGCGAGCGACCACCCGTGAGCGGCGAATGTTTCAACCCAAGGGGCACCATCCACCGTGCAAAGGAGAGTAGTCAATCAGCCCAGATCCTGACCAGCGCTCCTTCCCAAGGGTACGACCACCTCATCATCCACCTCACTCTATAGAAAGCTCCCGACATCAACTCGCGGacctagccgtgctgactcatcagccatgatatatttgttcgctaacattttggcgctagaaggagggcatgtCGTAGGAACATCTGGCAGGAGCTCTCCCCGAGAGAGAACCATCGATCGGTCTCCCCTCCGTCGAACCTAGAGATCAGGCCCTCCCCACCCCTGgagatggggggatcccggcctcgacaccagatcgctactggcgcctgttcaacgacccggggttGTCGCCCCCTGGACTCACCATAGGACTCTTGGTCGTGACACCCTAGGCGTTCCTCAGCCTAACCAAGCAAGTGCAAACCATGGCAGGCATGATGCAAACACTCGCTCCGCTCATTCCTCAGATCGTGCGGCTAGCGGCTCCCCGATTGACCCGACCCGACAAAGGCCGAGCGGGGAGTAGGTCAGGACAGGAGAAGTCCGAGAGCTTGCGACGGACCCGAGAGGTATGCCCGCacagagcatacccgcaccctgttgagtcacactaccccactttgAGCCTGACACTGTATCGTCTGACTCGGCGGATGACTCGCTCAGGGCCCAGCTATCTCAGGTCAACCAATGCCTGGACGAGTTCCAGCACGAGTTTCGAAAATCACGGAGCGAGTCCAACGAAGGCGACTCGGGCGGatcccctttcactcaggaagtacaggacaagccgGTACCCCTTAACTTCATGCTACCGACATTGGAGACATACGACAGCGGCTTCGATCCCACGGAGCACGTCTCTGCATTtcaggctcagatggccctctatggcacctccgatgcattgatgtgtcGGGCGTTTCCGACCACCCTAAGGGGATCGGCACGAGCGTGGTTCAGCCGACTTCACCAATCCTCGGTCttgtccttcgaccagctcgccagggAGTTCGAGCATAACTTCCTCGCCAGCATGCGACCTAGGCCTTTCATGGCCACCCTGCTCGCATTATCTCAGTACGAAGACGAGCCACTCTCCTAGTTCGTGGCACGTTTCGCCACTAAGATCCGGGGATTcccggacgctcacccctctttaatcatgcaggcgtttctaatgggtttgaagccttcgaggttcttctggtcgctgatcGAGAAGCCGCCAGTAACTATCGTCGAAATGCTCTAGTGCGCCAACCAGTATGTTGCCGCCGAAGTGTTGGTAGTGGGGAAGCGCATTGACGGCAAGAGGCCAAGGGCAGAACAATCCCGGGGAACGACCTCAGCAGCCTTGACGCAACCCCGCCAGAGGCCCGACCAACAAGAGCTGCTGTTCCCGAGGCCCTTGCCTCTCTCCCTGAATGCATCTCGCACCAAGATCTTTCTCCAAATTAGGGAGAAGGGTCTCTTGCGACAACCCCATCCCCTGAGGGCCACTCACAAAGATCGGtccaaatattgcaggttccaccgGGACTATGACCATGACACGGAGGACTGCCACGACCTCTAGAATCAAATAGAGGGACTGATCCGGAGAGGTCACCTTGGACGCTATCTCAAGAAACCTCGCGAAATGACTCCGCACCCCAGGGGACCCGTTGAAAGACAAATCGATGTCATCTCTAGGGGACCAGCAGCTAGCGACAACAGCTCTACGGCGAGGAAGGCCTACGCCCGCAGCATGGTCGAGAAATGTCCCCGGCCCGAGTTCGAGCCTGAAATCACCTTCGGGTTCGGAGAAGTCAAGCGCTCCCATCATGACGATGCTCTGGTGATCTCTATCCAGATCGCCAACGCCCGAGTCAAAAGGGTGATGGTTGACATTGGGAGTTCCATCGACGTCCTTTACTTTGACGCCTTCAAGAAGCTCAGCTTGACCGAGGGAGACCTCACCCCCATGGCATCAACACTCACACGATTCACGGGGGATTCCATCTCCCTGCTCGGGACCACGGTCATCCCTATCACCATTGGGGAGGAGCCGAGAGCAAAGACGATAttgaccaccttcatggtagtcgatctgCCCTCGACCTATAACGTCATCCTCGGTCGACCGACACTCAACAAGTTAAAGGTGGTGGTTTCCACCTACCACAGGGCCATCAAGTTTTCGACCTCGACGAGGATCGGGGAGGCCCGAAGCGACTCAAGGGACTCAAGGCGATGCTATCTCATGGCGGTTACTCTCCTAGGGAAATCGTGCCCAACTCAAGCCCCCGACCCCCGTGAAGGACCCATAGCACCGAGGCCGCTGGAGTCTCCCAAGCGACTCACCGAGGTACCCCTGAAAAGGAGCCGACCTGATCTGACCGTCAAGGTCGGAACCACACTCCCCGAAGTAACTCAGCTCCACCTCATTGACTTCGTGAGGAGAAACGCCGATATGTTCACATGGTCCCCCGAGGAGATGCCTGGGATCGACCCATAAGTGGCCCAACATCGACTCAATATCGACCCTGAGGCTCAGCCGGTGAGACAAAGACCAAGGAAGTTCACCCCCGACCGGCAGAAGGCAATCGATGACGAGGTCGACCGCCTTAAAAAGGCCGGATTCATTACTGAGGTTCAATACCCTCGGTGgctgtcgaatgtagtcctcgttaagaaaTCTAACGGaaactggaggatgtgtgttgattacaccgatctcaaccgggCGTGCCCCAAGGACTACTATCCGCTCCCCATGATAGAACAATTAGTCAACGCCACCACGGGCCATGAACTCCTTACGTTCATGGACGcattctcgggctacaaccaaatccggatgACGACTCAGGATCAAGAGAACACTGCCTTTGTCACCAACAGATGGGCGTATTGTTACAAGGTGATGCCCTTCGGCCTAAAAAACACTGGGGTGACTTACCAAAGGATGGTCGACAAACTTTTCAAGCACCAGCTCGGGAGGAATATGGAAGTATACgtagacgacatgatcgtaaagagcaagGTCACAAGCGCGCACTTGACCGACCTGGCGGAAACATTCCAGACCCTAAGGCGGTTCAACATGTGTCTAAATCTCGCGAAGTGTGTCTTCGAGGTCAGCTCAGGGAGGTTCCTCGGCTTTATCAGTCACCAAAGGGGGATAGATGCCAACCCAGAAAGGGTGCGGGCCGTAACCGAGATGCAGTCCCCCCGCTCGGTCAAAGAGGCGCAGCGACTTGCCGGGAAGTTAGCAGCACTCAACAGATTCGTATCACGATCAtgcgacaagtgcctccccttttTCCGGGCTCTGCGACGGCCCGACAACTTTACATGGACCTCGGAGTCCGAGGAGGCCTTCGAAAAGTTGAAGGCGTGCCTTGCCCGCTTCCCCCGACTTGCCTCGCTCGAGCCGGGCAAGACCCTTAGCCTCTACTTAGCGGCCTCAACCCAGACAGTCAACTCGGCGTTAGTTCGGGAAATACCACCAACACAGCAACCCGTATATTATGTCAACCATATCCTCGTCGGGCCCGAGGCACGGTACTCCTCGATCGAGAAGCTAACTCTCGCTCTAATAAAGACAGCCCGAAAGTTGCggccctacttccaagcccacacgATCAAAGTAATCATCGACCAGCCACTACGACAGATCCTTTCCAACTTCGACGCGTCCGGTCACATGCTAcggtggtcggtcgagctcagcGAATTCGACATCCAGTACTcccccaggaccgccatcaaagctcaggtacTATCTGACTTTATTTCCGAGCTAACTCTTGAAGACCATGCTATGGGGCAGGAGAACAACCAGAACACGTGGACCCTGTACGTGGATGACTCGTCCACTACTGGAGCGGCCGGGGTCGGGCTTATCCTCAAAGGGCCGTCAAGAGAAATCTACGAGAGGTCGCTCCAATTGCAATTCTGagccaccaacaatgaggccGAGTACGAAGCGTTACTCCATGGCCTATGCCTCGCTCTGGAGATGCATGTAGACGACCTCGAAGTCTTCAGTGACTCCCAGTTGGTGATGGGACACGTCAATGGGAGCTACGAAGCCCGGGACCCAACGATAGCATTATACCTGATGGAGGCAAAGCAGCTCGTCCACCGCTTCAACCGCCTCTCAATCGCTAGAATACCTCATGCACAGAACATGTGAGCCGACACGCTAGCCAGATCAGCCTCTGCCCGTAGCCCGACGTCGGCTCTAGCGATTGAGTCTGCAATGGCGCCGACGATGATGACTCACGAGGTTGCCGAAACGGATGCACCACCAAGCTGGATGGAGGAGATCCTCCACTTCAAAACGGGCGGAAAG
Protein-coding sequences here:
- the LOC135605191 gene encoding mitochondrial import receptor subunit TOM20-like, with product MELPQNDFDRIVFFEHARKTAEVVYAKNPLDADNLTRWGGALLELSSFQSGSDSIKMVEDAVSKLEEALEVNPSKHDTLWCLGNAHTSHAFYTPDHEAAKVEFDKAAQCFRQAVELDPGNELYLKSLELSNKAPELHLELQRQMASQQASQGATTASSMKTPKKKKDSDLKYDVLGWVILAIGIVVWVGMAKSHVPPPPPR